GTCAACTTTGTTATGATAAATGTAAATTCTCTGCTATAAAGATAAATATTCAAAATAAATAAAAAAGATGAGGAAATCCTCATCTTTTTTATTATTTAACTGCAATTACTTCTATTTCAACTTTAACATCTCTTGGTAATCTAGCAACTTCAACACATGCTCTAGCAGGTTTAACATCTCCTAAATACTCAGAGTATACTTCGTTTATAGCAGCAAAATCGTTCATATCTTTAATGAAAACTCCAGCTTTTACAACATCAGTTAATGAGTATCCAGCTTCTTCTAAGATTGCTTTAACATTTTCTAAAGATTGTTTAGTTTGCTCTTTAACGTCATCAGAGATAACTGTCATAGTTTCAGGAACAAATGGAATTTGTCCAGAAACATAAAGTGTTCCGTTTACTTCGATAGCTTGAGAATAAGGTCCAATAGCTGCAGGAGCTTTGGCTGTGTTAATAACTCTTTTCATTATAAATACCTCCCAATTAAATTTAGATATTTAAATTTTAACATAAATTTATGACATAAACAACATATAAAATACTAATTTTAGGGATGTTTCTAAAAGTCTAATGTGAAAAATATAACAATTTTTCATAAAAAAAGATTTTATATGACTAAACAAAATTCATTTCCATGTAAAGTATAAATTAAATGTGTTAAACGTATATTGAATTGTTTTAAAAATAAACATAAAAATTAAAAAAGTACTTTACTTTTTGTAAAAAGTAAGGTATAATCAATTCTGTGAGAAAAAAAGTTTAGGTTGACCTATTGTTATTTTTTTAACAAGGTTAACGAGGAAAGAGGGAAAATGGAATTATTAAAAGGTTCAGTATTATTATTATTGGTTTTAGCATTCTTTACTGGGTTTAGCTTAAAAGCACCAAAAGGAATGAAGGCTATGGGTGCTCTAGCAGGAGCAGCAACGGCGAGTTTTCTAGTAGAAGCTTTCCAATTATATGTTGGTGGAGATCTTTTAGGAATTAAGTTTTTAGGAGATGTTGGAGCGTCAGCAGGATCAATGGGAGGAGTTGCGGCAGCAATATTAGTACCGTTAGCTTTAGGTGTAAGCCCTGTTTATGCAGTTATGTTAGGTGTAGTTTGTGGAGGAATGGGAATCATCCCTGGATTTATCACTGGATACGTAATGTCATTCATCATACCTAAATTAGAAGAGAAAATCCCTGATGGATTAGATTTAATTGTTATTATTTGTTTAGCGGCACCTTTAGGAAGAGGAATTGCACAATTCACTTCACCTGGAGTTACATTCGCTTTAAAAACAATTGGAGATATAATTATAGCAGCTCAATCAGCTAGTCCGTATGTAATGGCATTTATTTTAGGAGGAGTTATAACAGTAGTTGCAACAGCTCCAATAAGTTCAATGGCATTAACAGCAATGTTAGGATTAACTGGTTTACCAATGGCTATAGGAGCTTTATCTGTAATGGCTTCATCATTCATGAACTATGTGTTCTTTGATAGAATGAAGTTTGGAGATAGATCAACAACGATAGCTGTTGCAATCGAGCCATTAACACAAGCGGATATAATATCTGCAAACCCAATTCCAGTATTTACAACTAACTTCATAGGTGGAGGAATAGCTGGAATGATCGTTAACTACTTTGGATTAATCAACAACGCTACAGGAACAGCAACACCAATCGCTGGTTTCGCAGTAATGTTCGGATTCAACCCTGCTAAAGAGGTATTAATAACAGCTGGACTATGTGCTGCTGCGGGTATCTTAACAGGATTTGCTGGATCAATCGTATTCAAGAACTTTAAAATCAAAACTGTATCTGAAATAAGAGGATAATAGTTAATGTAAAAGCTTCGGTTAAACCGAAGCTTTTTTTTATTAAAAATTTGATAAAACTTGAAAAATAATGTATACTCATAAAAATGTATAAGAAAATAAAAAGGGGGTAAAAAATGAATACAAAAATAAAAGGAGACTTTAAAGGATTAATTCCATTTCTAGTTTTCATAGGTTTTTATTTAGGAAGCGGAATCATATTAGATTCAATGGGTGTGGAGTTAGCATTTTATCAATTACCAGCACCGGTGGCAATTTTTCCAGGAATAATTGCTGCATTTTTACTTTTCAAAGGAAACATTAAGGAAAAATTTGAAACTTTTTTAGAAGGATGTGGTCATCAGGATATTATAACGATGTGTATAATTTATCTTTTAGCTGGTGCATTCGCAGTAGTTTCAAAAGCTATGGGAGGAGTTGATTCTACAGTTAATTTAGGATTAACGTATGTACCTTCTCATTATATTGCACCAGGATTATTTGTAATCGCTGGATTTATTTCAACTGCAACAGGAACATCTGTAGGTTCAATAGTTTCGTTAGCACCAATAGCTGTTGGATTAGCAGATAAAAGTGGTGTTTCAATGCCGTTGGTATTAGCGGCATTAATGGGTGGATCAATGTTTGGAGATAACCTTTCAATAATTTCAGATACGACAATAGCGGCTACAAGAACTCAAGGTGTAGAGATGAGAGATAAATTTAAGGTTAATATAAAAATAGCGGCACCAGCAGCAATTTTAACTTTAATTTTACTAATTATATTTGGAAAGCCAGATGTAGCACCAGAAACTGGAGAGTATGTTTTTAATTTAATAAAAGTTCTTCCTTATATATTTGTGTTAGTTCTTTCTTTGATAGGAGTAAATGTATTTGTTGTTTTAACAGCTGGAATAGGACTTTCGGGAGCAATAGGTCTATTTTATGGTGATTTTACATGGTTGACTTATGCAAAAGAGATTTATAATGGATTCACAGGAATGACAGAGATATTTTTACTCTCTCTTTTAACAGGAGGTTTAGCATCACTTGTAACAAAAGCTGGTGGAGTAGAGTGGATAATGAATACAATTGAAAAAAGAATAAAGGGTGTGAAGAGTGCTCAAATAGGTATGGGGTTATTGGTAACATTAACAGATATGGCAGTTGCAAATAATACTGTTGCAATAATTATAAATGGACCAATTGCTAAGAAAATATCAGAAAAATATGGAGTAGACCCTAAGAAAAGCGCTTCTGTTTTGGATATATTTTCATGTATTGCTCAAGGAGCTATTCCTTATGGAGCTCAGATGCTGATAATGCTTAGTTTTGCTGGTGGTAAAGTTTCACCATTTGATATAATTCCGTTGTTATGGTATCAAATGATTTTAGCAGTAATAACAATCGGTTATATATTTTATAATCCAAAAGAAAATTAGAGGGATGTACAGAGATGTCAGTTTCAAAAAATTATTTATACAATGTACTACTTATAATAAGTAATACAATTTTCCCGATAATAACCTTTCCCTATGTATCTAGAGTTTTAATGCCAGAATATCTAGGGAAAGTTTATTTTGTGCAGGGAGTTGTAGCTTATTTTGTTATTGTGTCAGTTTTAGGAGCTCCAAATTATGGAATAAAAGAGTTATCTAAAGCAAAAGGTATCGGAGATTGGGGAGAATTTAAAAAGATTTTTACAGAACTTTTTTTAATGACAATTTTGAGTAGTGTAGGTTCTTTACTAATTCTTTTAATAACTGTAAAATCTTATGGTAAGTTTACAAAAGAAAGTTTAATATTTTATATTTTTTCAGCTCAAGTATTATTTGAATGTTTTCATATAAATCATTTTTTTGTGGTTATGGAAAATCATAAAAGAAGATTAATTCGTTCATTTACAATTAGAATTTTATCATTAGGATTTTTATTTTATTTTATAAAAACTCCAGATGATTATTATTTGTATGCTCTGCTGTTAGTTGTTCCAGAAGTATTAGCAAGAGTAGTAGATGTTTTTAGTGTTAGAAAATATTTCAATTTTAATTTTAAAGAATTGAATTTCAAAAGACATCTGAAAAGTATGTTGATAATATTTCTGTATATTTTTACGATAGGAATATATGGAAGTATTGATACCACAATGCTTGGAATAATGATAAACGATACAGAGGTTGGATTATATACAGCTGCTGTAAAAATGTATAAAATGGTCTTACCTGTAATATTAACCTTAGGAACAGTGTTATCTCCTAGAATAATTGGAGCTATAAAAAGAAAAGAGAAAGAGAATATTTATAAAAATATAGATGTATTTATGGATTATGCTTTTATAGTTGGAATTCCTGCTACAGTTTTGATGATGATTTTAGCTAGGGAATTTACAGTTTTATTTTCAGGAGAAGGATTTATTGGATCTATTGAAACAATGATTATAATGTCTCCTTGCTTAGTATTTTTGGCGATAGGGACATTTATAGGTGGACAGGTAATGTTGCCAAACGATTTGGAAAGAGATATATTGATAATCTCTATAGCTGGAGTATTTCTGAATATTGGGTTAAATTATTTTTTAATACCCCTTTATTTGAGAAATGGTGCAGCAATAGCTACACTCATTACAGAGATTATAATAGCATTAGTTAAAATTTATCAGATGAAGAGACTTTATTTGGATTATAAAATTATGACTAAAGATAGAATCTTAACAATAATTATTGGAAGTATAATTTCAATAGTGATTTATTTAAGAATAGATATGCTAAGAGCTTATGGAAATTTATTAACGTTAATAATTACTCCTATAATTTATGGGATAATATATTTTGTTATTTTGATTTTACTTAAGAATAAAAGAGTTTTAACATGGTTAAACTATGTGAAAAAAAGATTGCAATAATTGCAATCTTTTTTATTTGTAGACTTTTTCTAGGTTTTCTTTAAGTGTTGAAATACTGTTATTGTTTAAATGAACAATTGGAATATTTTGAGTTTTACAAACTTTAGTACAATTGTTTAAAAGGTTATGACTAACGAGATTTGTGAAAATTATACACATTTCACAATTTTTAATTTTTTTGCAAAAATTAGGGCATTGAGTATTGTAAACTTTTCCTTTAAGATTATAAGATTTTAGTAATTCTAGATATTCTCTTTCTCCTCTTTTTAAGCCACCCACAATAGCAACCATATTTCTTCCTCCTTTTATGAAACTTTGATATGTTCTCTGTTTTTAAATTGTATATATCTATCACATTGTTTTTTTCTGTCATATCCAAGCATAATTCCAAGAATAAAATCCTCTTCAGCAGTGTATTCAGAGAGATTAGATTTATCAATTTTTTTGATAACGTTGATACAAGATTCATCTCCAAAGAAAACATTGTATCTTCCATTTTTTATTTTATATATTTTATAAGCTATATTTTTTGTATTAAGTCTATCCTCAACAAATGTTAAAAGATCTTCAGAAATAGTATGTAAAATAAGGTTTCTAATACCTTTTTCAAACTCGTATATATGATGAATAAAAACTTGCATAAAACTCCTCCAAAAATTTGATACTATGATATTACCATGAGATGTTTTAAATGTCAATTATTTTTATTATCAAAGTATTTTATTTAAAAAGAAAAGTGGCTAACCACTTTACTTTTTAAATATTAATTTTTTTATTAGATTTGCCATACCATTGTTATTATTTGAAGTTGATATAAATTTACAGATATCTTTAATTTCAGGTTTTGCATTTTCAACGCATGCCGGAAGTCCAGCAACTTTAAGCATAGGCAAATCATTATAAGAGTCTCCAACGACAATAACTTCCTCTATTTTAATTCCAATTAAATCAACTAATCTCAAAAGAGAACTTCCCTTATCAACCCCAAGTTTTGTAATCTCAAGGAAAAATGGTTTTGAAATAGCGATAGAAAACTCTTTTTCTAACTCGTTTTTTAATTCTTTTTCAACTTTTGATAGATAATTAGGGTCTTCTAACATGATACATTTTACGCAGTCTTTATCGATAGCGGCTTTGAAATTTTTAACTTTTTCAAATGGCATCTTAGTTAAATCTACTTCAACTTCGATGTATGAGCTATAGTCTTCAGATACAATTGTATCTTCTAGGTAAGTTATAATTTCGACATTTTTTCTTTTACTAAAATCATAAAGCTTATGGATTTCATCAACTGTTAAAGTTTCTTCTAGAATATTTTTATTTGTTTTACAATCCGTTATAATAGAGCCATTATACGATAAAATAAAACTTCCATATTTTTCAAGTTGAAGTTCCTTAGCAAGATCTCTCATTGCATATGTAGGTCTTCCTGATGCTAAAACAAATTTAACTCCAGCTTCTTGAGCTTCCATGATGGCTTTTTTATCTTCAGATGAAATTTTACCTTGAGAGTTTAAAAGAGTATCGTCAAGGTCAGTAACAATCATTTTATATTTCATTGTTGTCCTCCCAAATTTTAGTGAATAGTTTAATTCCTTCAAGAAGAACTTTTTCATCAAAATTGAATGTTGATGAATGAAGAGGAGATACAAAGTTTTTCTTTTTATTTTTAGTTCCTAGTAGGAAAAATACAGCAGGAACTTTTTCACCGTAAAAAGCAAAATCTTCTGCTAATGCTAAAGTTTCACCTTCTATAAAATTAAAATTATTTGAAACGTTTAAAAACTTGTTATAAAGTTTAGCATCGTTTATAACTGCTGGATAAAGAATTCTAAATTCATCCTCCACTTTTATATTAAATGCTAATTCCGTTCCTCTATGAATATCCTTCATTCTCTTTATGATATTTTCAGTATCCTCTTGTGAATATGCTCTAATTGTACCATGGAAATCTACAGAGTTAGGAATAATATTTCTAACAGTTCCACCATTAAATTGTCCAACAGTTATAACACCTGCACTGAATGGAGAAAGATTTCTAGAGATTATAGTTTGATAAGAATCTATTA
This genomic window from Cetobacterium sp. ZOR0034 contains:
- a CDS encoding RidA family protein translates to MKRVINTAKAPAAIGPYSQAIEVNGTLYVSGQIPFVPETMTVISDDVKEQTKQSLENVKAILEEAGYSLTDVVKAGVFIKDMNDFAAINEVYSEYLGDVKPARACVEVARLPRDVKVEIEVIAVK
- a CDS encoding PTS sugar transporter subunit IIC; amino-acid sequence: MELLKGSVLLLLVLAFFTGFSLKAPKGMKAMGALAGAATASFLVEAFQLYVGGDLLGIKFLGDVGASAGSMGGVAAAILVPLALGVSPVYAVMLGVVCGGMGIIPGFITGYVMSFIIPKLEEKIPDGLDLIVIICLAAPLGRGIAQFTSPGVTFALKTIGDIIIAAQSASPYVMAFILGGVITVVATAPISSMALTAMLGLTGLPMAIGALSVMASSFMNYVFFDRMKFGDRSTTIAVAIEPLTQADIISANPIPVFTTNFIGGGIAGMIVNYFGLINNATGTATPIAGFAVMFGFNPAKEVLITAGLCAAAGILTGFAGSIVFKNFKIKTVSEIRG
- a CDS encoding Na+/H+ antiporter NhaC family protein codes for the protein MNTKIKGDFKGLIPFLVFIGFYLGSGIILDSMGVELAFYQLPAPVAIFPGIIAAFLLFKGNIKEKFETFLEGCGHQDIITMCIIYLLAGAFAVVSKAMGGVDSTVNLGLTYVPSHYIAPGLFVIAGFISTATGTSVGSIVSLAPIAVGLADKSGVSMPLVLAALMGGSMFGDNLSIISDTTIAATRTQGVEMRDKFKVNIKIAAPAAILTLILLIIFGKPDVAPETGEYVFNLIKVLPYIFVLVLSLIGVNVFVVLTAGIGLSGAIGLFYGDFTWLTYAKEIYNGFTGMTEIFLLSLLTGGLASLVTKAGGVEWIMNTIEKRIKGVKSAQIGMGLLVTLTDMAVANNTVAIIINGPIAKKISEKYGVDPKKSASVLDIFSCIAQGAIPYGAQMLIMLSFAGGKVSPFDIIPLLWYQMILAVITIGYIFYNPKEN
- a CDS encoding flippase is translated as MSVSKNYLYNVLLIISNTIFPIITFPYVSRVLMPEYLGKVYFVQGVVAYFVIVSVLGAPNYGIKELSKAKGIGDWGEFKKIFTELFLMTILSSVGSLLILLITVKSYGKFTKESLIFYIFSAQVLFECFHINHFFVVMENHKRRLIRSFTIRILSLGFLFYFIKTPDDYYLYALLLVVPEVLARVVDVFSVRKYFNFNFKELNFKRHLKSMLIIFLYIFTIGIYGSIDTTMLGIMINDTEVGLYTAAVKMYKMVLPVILTLGTVLSPRIIGAIKRKEKENIYKNIDVFMDYAFIVGIPATVLMMILAREFTVLFSGEGFIGSIETMIIMSPCLVFLAIGTFIGGQVMLPNDLERDILIISIAGVFLNIGLNYFLIPLYLRNGAAIATLITEIIIALVKIYQMKRLYLDYKIMTKDRILTIIIGSIISIVIYLRIDMLRAYGNLLTLIITPIIYGIIYFVILILLKNKRVLTWLNYVKKRLQ
- a CDS encoding DUF2325 domain-containing protein, encoding MVAIVGGLKRGEREYLELLKSYNLKGKVYNTQCPNFCKKIKNCEMCIIFTNLVSHNLLNNCTKVCKTQNIPIVHLNNNSISTLKENLEKVYK
- a CDS encoding DUF2023 family protein, giving the protein MQVFIHHIYEFEKGIRNLILHTISEDLLTFVEDRLNTKNIAYKIYKIKNGRYNVFFGDESCINVIKKIDKSNLSEYTAEEDFILGIMLGYDRKKQCDRYIQFKNREHIKVS
- a CDS encoding Cof-type HAD-IIB family hydrolase gives rise to the protein MKYKMIVTDLDDTLLNSQGKISSEDKKAIMEAQEAGVKFVLASGRPTYAMRDLAKELQLEKYGSFILSYNGSIITDCKTNKNILEETLTVDEIHKLYDFSKRKNVEIITYLEDTIVSEDYSSYIEVEVDLTKMPFEKVKNFKAAIDKDCVKCIMLEDPNYLSKVEKELKNELEKEFSIAISKPFFLEITKLGVDKGSSLLRLVDLIGIKIEEVIVVGDSYNDLPMLKVAGLPACVENAKPEIKDICKFISTSNNNNGMANLIKKLIFKK